One Megalopta genalis isolate 19385.01 chromosome 5, iyMegGena1_principal, whole genome shotgun sequence DNA window includes the following coding sequences:
- the eIF2beta gene encoding eukaryotic translation initiation factor 2 subunit beta isoform X1 encodes MTEEDSVFDPTLKKKKKKKKTTFDLDAAFNEVGSTGDSMEITGDKENQEPEPLALAEDDDTLDLENFGRKKKKKKKAFNLDELDAALPDTKKEDVVEQQTEEVAVDDTFDLDMDFSKTKKKKKKKKDLDELVAEEERKETEDKENGCIESERNAEYEETSLWFGSDRDYTYDELLVRVFNIMREKNPDMVAGKKQKFVMRPPQVVRIGTKKTSFANFTEICKTLHRQPKHLLDFLLAELGTSGSVDGNSQLIIKGRFQQKQIENVLRRYIKEYVTCHTCRSPDTILQKDTRLFFLQCETCGSRCSVASIKSGFQAVTGKRAAIRAKTA; translated from the exons ATGACTGAAGAAGACTCG GTATTCGATCCTAccttgaagaagaagaaaaagaagaagaaaactaCTTTTGATCTTGATGCCGCATTTAATGAAGTTGGCAGTACTGGGGATTCAATGGAGATCACCGGTGATAAGGAAAATCAAGAGCCTGAACCTCTTGCACTTGCAGAGGACGATGACACATTGGATTTAGAAAATTTTGgtagaaagaagaagaagaagaaaaaagcatTTAACTTAGATGAACTGGATGCAGCTTTGCCAGATACAAAGAAAGAG GATGTTGTTGAACAACAAACTGAAGAAGTTGCAGTGGATGACACATTTGATTTGGACATGGATTTCTCAAAAactaaaaagaagaaaaagaaaaagaaagatctTGATGAGCTGGTAGCAGAGGAAGAGCGTAAAGAAACAGAAGATAAAGAGAATG GCTGCATTGAATCTGAGCGAAATGCAGAGTACG AGGAAACAAGTTTATGGTTTGGTTCGGACAGAGATTACACATATGATGAATTATTGGTAAGAGTGTTCAACATTATGAGGGAAAAGAACCCTGATATGGTAGCTGGGAAAAAACAAAAGTTTGTTATGCGTCCTCCGCAAGTAGTACGTATAGGCACCAAGAAGACATCATTTGCTAATTTCACTGAA ATTTGTAAAACACTTCATAGGCAACCGAAACATTTACTTGACTTTTTACTTGCTGAGTTAGGAACTAGTGGTTCTGTTGATGGAAATAGTCAACTTATTATTAAGGGTCGTTTCCAACAGAAACAAATAGAAAATGTTCTTAGGAGATATATTAAGGAATATGTTACCTGTCACACATGCCGCTCGCCAGACACCATCCTTCAAAAGGACACTCGACTATTTTTCTTACAGTGTGAAACCTGTGGCTCAAGATGTTCAGTAGCTAGCATAAAATCTGGCTTCCAG GCCGTTACAGGAAAACGTGCTGCTATTCGAGCAAAAACTGCCTAA
- the eIF2beta gene encoding eukaryotic translation initiation factor 2 subunit beta isoform X2 — protein MTEEDSVFDPTLKKKKKKKKTTFDLDAAFNEVGSTGDSMEITGDKENQEPEPLALAEDDDTLDLENFGRKKKKKKKAFNLDELDAALPDTKKEDVVEQQTEEVAVDDTFDLDMDFSKTKKKKKKKKDLDELVAEEERKETEDKENEETSLWFGSDRDYTYDELLVRVFNIMREKNPDMVAGKKQKFVMRPPQVVRIGTKKTSFANFTEICKTLHRQPKHLLDFLLAELGTSGSVDGNSQLIIKGRFQQKQIENVLRRYIKEYVTCHTCRSPDTILQKDTRLFFLQCETCGSRCSVASIKSGFQAVTGKRAAIRAKTA, from the exons ATGACTGAAGAAGACTCG GTATTCGATCCTAccttgaagaagaagaaaaagaagaagaaaactaCTTTTGATCTTGATGCCGCATTTAATGAAGTTGGCAGTACTGGGGATTCAATGGAGATCACCGGTGATAAGGAAAATCAAGAGCCTGAACCTCTTGCACTTGCAGAGGACGATGACACATTGGATTTAGAAAATTTTGgtagaaagaagaagaagaagaaaaaagcatTTAACTTAGATGAACTGGATGCAGCTTTGCCAGATACAAAGAAAGAG GATGTTGTTGAACAACAAACTGAAGAAGTTGCAGTGGATGACACATTTGATTTGGACATGGATTTCTCAAAAactaaaaagaagaaaaagaaaaagaaagatctTGATGAGCTGGTAGCAGAGGAAGAGCGTAAAGAAACAGAAGATAAAGAGAATG AGGAAACAAGTTTATGGTTTGGTTCGGACAGAGATTACACATATGATGAATTATTGGTAAGAGTGTTCAACATTATGAGGGAAAAGAACCCTGATATGGTAGCTGGGAAAAAACAAAAGTTTGTTATGCGTCCTCCGCAAGTAGTACGTATAGGCACCAAGAAGACATCATTTGCTAATTTCACTGAA ATTTGTAAAACACTTCATAGGCAACCGAAACATTTACTTGACTTTTTACTTGCTGAGTTAGGAACTAGTGGTTCTGTTGATGGAAATAGTCAACTTATTATTAAGGGTCGTTTCCAACAGAAACAAATAGAAAATGTTCTTAGGAGATATATTAAGGAATATGTTACCTGTCACACATGCCGCTCGCCAGACACCATCCTTCAAAAGGACACTCGACTATTTTTCTTACAGTGTGAAACCTGTGGCTCAAGATGTTCAGTAGCTAGCATAAAATCTGGCTTCCAG GCCGTTACAGGAAAACGTGCTGCTATTCGAGCAAAAACTGCCTAA
- the LOC117220447 gene encoding putative malate dehydrogenase 1B isoform X1 has translation MIIGAGRSMCPELVPQLIMTKELWLSHGLVISLYDQPGCFFKVRKIVKDAQGLDGGLNAVKVVYNIPDGLRDCDVLLYIDTLSKEEFEGTEGWLYRNYNTIKELSMQINNYAPSHMKVIFCSMGPICFAVDVMLKFVIKLPKTNIVAAGSQYGLESIYVLARSTGFPLRNFGCPPVWGYLGINQFVDVHHMIQKYDYYIPNRRALDSSDNATLPIGVQRSQLRWFFYMVHDKTDYYKEIYARKNLTQYQVGRCEDYQKCRAICDLLKLWYSTDVGDEVISLGVISDGSFGIPEGVVFSQPVYLKLLEDQSRAWVPFQNFPMPNIPLNIFQNLVNTAVIILNNILTIENSIGKH, from the exons ATGATAATAGGAGCAGGAAGATCTATGTGCCCGGAGTTAGTTCCGCAATTGATCATGACAAAAGAACTCTGGTTGAGCCATGGACTTGTTATAAGTTTATATGATCAACCAGGGTGCTTCTTTAAAGTAAGAAAGATTGTAAAAGATGCACAAGGACTTGATGGTGGTTTGAATGCAGTAAAAGTTGTTTATAATATACCTGATGGTTTACGTGATTGTGATGTATTGCTTTACATTGATACCTTATCAAA AGAAGAGTTTGAGGGGACAGAAGGTTGGTTGTATCGTAATTACAATACTATAAAAGAATTATCtatgcaaataaataattatgcaCCATCTCACATGAAAGTAATTTTTTGTTCAATGGGTCCCATATGTTTTGCTGTTGATGTTATGCTCAAATTTGTTATAAAATTACCAAAAACAAATATTGTGGCTGCTGGATCTCAGTACGGATTAGAATCGATATATGTGTTGGCACGTTCAACAGGTTTTCCTTTAAGGAATTTTGGTTGCCCTCCTGTTTGGGGATACCTTG GAATTAATCAGTTTGTGGATGTCCATCATATGATTCAGAAGTATGACTATTATATACCTAATAGAAGAGCTCTGGATTCAAGCGACAATGCAACACTACCAATTGGAGTCCAACGTTCACAATTAAGATGGTTTTTTTATATGGTCCATGATAAAACAGATTATTATAAAGAGATTTATGCACGCAAG AATCTTACTCAATACCAAGTGGGAAGATGTGAAGACTATCAAAAATGCAGAGCAATTTGTGATCTTTTAAAATTGTGGTACAGCACAGACGTGGGCGATGAAGTTATTTCATTAGGTGTTATTTCCGATG GTTCATTTGGTATCCCAGAAGGAGTAGTATTTTCACAACCGgtatatttaaaattgttagaggATCAGTCGCGAGCATGGGTACCGTTTCAAAATTTTCCAATGCCAAACATACCGCTTAATATATTTCAAAACCTTGTGAATACTGCTGTTATTATTCTTAATAACATACTGACAATTGAAAACAGTATAGGGAAGCATTAA
- the LOC117220447 gene encoding putative malate dehydrogenase 1B isoform X2 has product MVKRVIVIAGILQDRTFNHIRFIAECLSTLLPNFNFNVICKDSTEWKIYDAESKKCKCLETHQECRRIMIIGAGRSMCPELVPQLIMTKELWLSHGLVISLYDQPGCFFKVRKIVKDAQGLDGGLNAVKVVYNIPDGLRDCDVLLYIDTLSKEEFEGTEGWLYRNYNTIKELSMQINNYAPSHMKVIFCSMGPICFAVDVMLKFVIKLPKTNIVAAGSQYGLESIYVLARSTGFPLRNFGCPPVWGYLGINQFVDVHHMIQKYDYYIPNRRALDSSDNATLPIGVQRSQLRWFFYMVHDKTDYYKEIYARKNLTQYQVGRCEDYQKCRAICDLLKLWYSTDVGDEVISLGVISDGSFGIPEGVVFSQPVYLKLLEDQSRAWVPFQNFPMPNIPLNIFQNLVNTAVIILNNILTIENSIGKH; this is encoded by the exons ATGGTTAAACGTGTTATTGTAATAGCAGGTATTTTGCAAGACCGTACCTTTAATCATATTCGTTTTATTGCCGAATGTTTATCTACGTTATTGCCGAATTTCAATTTTAACGTAATTTGTAAAGATTCAACAGAATGGAAA ATTTATGATGCAGAAAGTAAGAAATGTAAATGTTTAGAGACGCACCAAGAATGTCGTCGGATAATGATAATAGGAGCAGGAAGATCTATGTGCCCGGAGTTAGTTCCGCAATTGATCATGACAAAAGAACTCTGGTTGAGCCATGGACTTGTTATAAGTTTATATGATCAACCAGGGTGCTTCTTTAAAGTAAGAAAGATTGTAAAAGATGCACAAGGACTTGATGGTGGTTTGAATGCAGTAAAAGTTGTTTATAATATACCTGATGGTTTACGTGATTGTGATGTATTGCTTTACATTGATACCTTATCAAA AGAAGAGTTTGAGGGGACAGAAGGTTGGTTGTATCGTAATTACAATACTATAAAAGAATTATCtatgcaaataaataattatgcaCCATCTCACATGAAAGTAATTTTTTGTTCAATGGGTCCCATATGTTTTGCTGTTGATGTTATGCTCAAATTTGTTATAAAATTACCAAAAACAAATATTGTGGCTGCTGGATCTCAGTACGGATTAGAATCGATATATGTGTTGGCACGTTCAACAGGTTTTCCTTTAAGGAATTTTGGTTGCCCTCCTGTTTGGGGATACCTTG GAATTAATCAGTTTGTGGATGTCCATCATATGATTCAGAAGTATGACTATTATATACCTAATAGAAGAGCTCTGGATTCAAGCGACAATGCAACACTACCAATTGGAGTCCAACGTTCACAATTAAGATGGTTTTTTTATATGGTCCATGATAAAACAGATTATTATAAAGAGATTTATGCACGCAAG AATCTTACTCAATACCAAGTGGGAAGATGTGAAGACTATCAAAAATGCAGAGCAATTTGTGATCTTTTAAAATTGTGGTACAGCACAGACGTGGGCGATGAAGTTATTTCATTAGGTGTTATTTCCGATG GTTCATTTGGTATCCCAGAAGGAGTAGTATTTTCACAACCGgtatatttaaaattgttagaggATCAGTCGCGAGCATGGGTACCGTTTCAAAATTTTCCAATGCCAAACATACCGCTTAATATATTTCAAAACCTTGTGAATACTGCTGTTATTATTCTTAATAACATACTGACAATTGAAAACAGTATAGGGAAGCATTAA
- the LOC117220448 gene encoding uncharacterized protein LOC117220448 produces MAGIFNLFGSAFDLDKDQVAKPLSRANTTLGIGGTSLKSINQPKPKGLSMRSNSSLNVPSESHLNQGSYNKQQNNLKPNLTQLDSNGRPISPHRELLKKPNVQFHKMSNLFPKKISEKQNVQLRKPSGEFSFKKPLTPKNIIQESYPDPEELAHYYDMQFDFDHFYTIEAEKEFRELLMNKKNKVLPYEDEGFHSDPELITCEFPMLRVSFDSDYEERENNVTVNLPELSDDDIF; encoded by the exons ATGGCTGGTATATTCAATTTGTTTGGTAGTGCATTCGATCTCGACAAAG ATCAAGTCGCAAAGCCGTTGTCAAGAGCAAATACAACTCTTGGAATTGGTGGAACTTCTTTAAAATCAATCAATCAGCCAAAGCCAAAAGGATTGTCTATGAGATCTAACTCGAGTTTAAATGTACCTAGCGAATCACATTTGAATCAAGGctcatacaacaaacaacaaaacaatttaaaacCAAATTTAACACAATTAGACAGCAATGGTCGTCCAATATCGCCACATAGAGAATTGCTGAAG aAACCAAATGTCCAGTTTCACAAAATGAGCAATCTGTTTCCAAAGAAAATATCGGAGAAACAGAATGTGCAATTACGAAAACCATCTGGAGAATTTTCCTTTAAGAAACCATTGACACCAAAGAATATAATTCAGGAATCATATCCTGATCCAGAGGAATTGGCACATTATTATGATATGCAGTTTGATTTTG ATCATTTTTATACAATAGAAGCAGAAAAGGAATTTAGAGAACTATTAAtgaataagaaaaataaagtgCTGCCATATGAGGATGAAGGATTTCATTCAG ATCCAGAATTAATAACATGCGAATTTCCCATGCTACGTGTATCATTTGATTCTGATTATGAAGAAAGGGAAAATAACGTGACAGTTAATTTACCAGAATTATCTGATGATGATATCTTTTAA
- the LOC117220449 gene encoding stress-associated endoplasmic reticulum protein 2: MAPKQRMRIANERATKNITLRGNVPKSTKPQEDGSPVGPCLLALFLFVVCGSAVFQIIQSIRMA; this comes from the exons ATGGCACCAAAACAGAGGATGCGCATCGCCAACGAAAGAGCTACGAAAAACATCACGCTTCGGGGAAATGTTCCGAAATCGACG aaACCACAAGAAGATGGATCTCCAGTTGGACCATGTTTGCTAGCGCTTTTCTTATTCGTTGTATGTGGTTCTG CTGTATTCCAAATAATTCAGAGTATTAGAATGGCTTAA
- the Mcm3 gene encoding minichromosome maintenance 3: protein MDGIDRDQRLEEIQREYVDFLDDMEDQGIYSTLVKNMIEEGKRRLYVNINDLRRKNPVRTTNLLNNSFEEHLAFQNALKQFIGSIDTDYAKGNVDFFIAFEGSFGSKHVTPRTLTSRFLGNLVCVEGIVTKCSLVRPKVVRSVHYCSETKTVMERAYTDLTSFDAFPQSAVYPTQDEDGNPLETEFGLSTYKDHQTLTIQEMPEKAPTGQLPRSVDVICDNDLVDVCKPGDRVQVVGSFRCLPGKQGAYTTGTFRTILIANNIMQLSKEANLSISHDDVAICKKLAKNNPCKDIFELLSKSLAPSIHGHDYVKKAILCLLLGGVEKLLPNGTRLRGDINVMLIGDPSVAKSQLLRYVLCTAPRAIPTTGRGSSGVGLTAAVTIDTETGERRLEAGAMVLADRGIICIDEFDKMSDIDRTAIHEVMEQGKVTIAKAGIHASLNARCSVLAAANPVYGRYDQYKTPMENIGLQDSLLSRFDLLFVILDIVDPEQDQIISDHVVRMHRYRSPMEQDGEALPMGSKIDILTTKNPDEILPEGGEIQVYQKYDPLLHGRLRAKSDQILSINFMRKYIHIARCMKPKLTEEASKAIATEYSKLRSEESVESDVARTQPVTARTLETMIRLSTAHAKARLSKNVTAEDAHAAIELIEFAYFKRVLEKEKKKRRREDSEGSAQEDEPEERTRKKRTRRTTTNGEEDPYDFESDDDSHTDKQSSRMTRSQRKSPSKSESTSQDSGKTAASETPAKITEERLKVFRTLLHKLFQQQRAQSLPLSRVREYINSEQSEEFTSGEITAAINKMSDANQIMAADDNIFLM, encoded by the exons ATGGATGGTATTGATAGAGATCAAAGACTTGAAGAAATACAAAGAGAATATGTTGATTTTTTGGATGATATG GAGGATCAAGGCATCTATAGTACTCTTGTGAAGAATATGATTGAAGAGGGAAAACGCCGattatatgtaaatattaaCGATTTGAGAAGAAAGAATCCTGTTCGTACAACAAA TTTGCTAAATAATTCTTTCGAAGAACACCTGGCTTTTCAAAATGCACTGAAACAATTTATTGGAAGTATAGATACTGATTATGCGAAAGGAAATGTAGATTTTTTCATAGCTTTTGAAGGAAGTTTTGGAAGTAAGCATGTAACACCAAGAACACTTACCTCACGTTTTTTGGGCAACTTGGTATGTGTGGAAGGTATTGTTACTAAAT GTTCCTTAGTACGGCCAAAGGTTGTTAGAAGCGTTCACTATTGCAGTGAAACAAAGACAGTAATGGAAAGAGCTTACACTGATTTAACTTCTTTTGATGCATTCCCACAATCTGCTGTGTATCCCACTCAA GATGAAGATGGTAATCCTCTAGAAACAGAATTTGGCCTTTCTACTTATAAAGATCATCAAACGCTCACTATACAAGAGATGCCCGAAAAAGCACCAACTGGTCAGTTACCAAGAAGTGTTGATGTTATATGTGATAATGATTTGGTGGACGTCTGCAAACCAGGAGATAGAGTTCAAGTTGTAGGAAGCTTTAGATGTTTACCTGGTAAACAAGGAGCATATACAACAGGCACCTTTAG AACAATTTTAATTGCTAACAATATCATGCAATTGAGCAAAGAAGCTAATCTATCTATTTCCCATGATGATGTTGCTATCTGTAAAAAGCTAGCCAAGAATAATCCATGTAAGGATATTTTTGAACTACTTAGTAAGTCACTGGCTCCTTCCATTCATGGACACGATTACGTGAAGAAGGCAATATTATGTTTATTACTTGGCGGTGTCGAAAAATTGTTACCCAATGGTACAAGATTAAGAGG AGATATTAATGTTATGCTCATTGGTGATCCATCGGTGGCAAAATCACAACTTCTTCGATATGTTTTATGTACTGCACCGCGAGCAATACCAACTACTGGAAGAGGATCATCCGGTGTAGGTTTAACAGCTGCTGTAACTATAGATACTGAAACTGGCGAACGTAGATTGGAAGCCGGTGCTATGGTGTTGGCGGATCGTGGAATCATTTGCATAGACGAGTTCGATAAAATGTCTGATATCGACAGAACAGCCATACACGAAGTTATGGAACAAGGAAAGGTAACGATTGCTAAAGCTGGGATACATGCTAGCTTGAATGCAAGATGTTCGGTGCTGGCTGCTGCAAATCCAGTTTATGGAAGA TATGATCAATATAAAACACCTATGGAAAACATTGGACTCCAAGATTCATTGCTCTCACGTTTTGACTTGTTGTTCGTCATATTAGACATAGTGGATCCTGAACAAGATCAAATTATCAGTGACCACGTTGTGAGAATGCACAGATACAGAAGTCCGATGGAACAAGATGGTGAAGCATTGCCTATGGGCAGTAAAATAGACATACTGACTACTAAAAATCCTGATGAGATTCTTCCTGAAGGAGGCGAGATTCAGGTTTATCAGAAATATGACCCTCTATTACATGGGCGTCTGCGTGCAAAAAG TGACCAGATTCTTTCTATAAACTTTATGAGAAAATACATTCATATAGCTCGGTGTATGAAACCCAAACTCACCGAAGAAGCTAGCAAAGCAATAGCTACTGAGTATTCAAAACTTAGGTCTGAAGAATCAGTAGAATCCGACGTAGCAAGG ACTCAACCCGTAACTGCTCGTACTTTGGAAACGATGATTCGATTGTCCACAGCGCACGCGAAAGCTCGTTTGTCGAAAAACGTGACAGCCGAAGATGCGCACGCTGCAATAGAATTGATAGAATTCGCCTACTTTAAACGAGTTttagagaaagagaagaagaaacgGAGACGAGAAGACAGCGAAGGAAGTGCACAGGAGGATGAGCCAGAGGAGAGGACAAGGAAAAAACGTACTAGAAGAACGACCACCAATGGTGAAGAAGACCCTTATGATTTTGAAAGTGACGATGACAGTCACACTGATAAACAGTCGAGTAGGATGACTAGGTCGCAGCGAAAAAGTCCTAGCAAGTCCGAAAGTACATCACAAGACTCTGGAAAGACCGCAGCTTCAGAAACTCCTGCAAAAATTACCGAAGAAAG ACTAAAAGTGTTCAGAACACTTCTTCACAAGTTGTTTCAACAACAAAGAGCGCAATCGCTCCCATTGTCAAGAGTACGAGAATACATCAACAGTGAACAGTCTGAAGAGTTTACATCAGGTGAAATTACTGCGGCAATTAATAAAATGTCCGACGCTAATCAAATAATGGCTGCTGACGACAATATCTTTCTCATGTAA